A genomic segment from Actinoplanes sichuanensis encodes:
- the acnA gene encoding aconitate hydratase AcnA, translating into MKEMTVASLDTFGAKSELRVGDASYEIFTIDKVEGHERLPYSLKILLENLLRTEDGANITADHINALGSWDKDAQPNVEIQFTPARVLMQDFTGVPCVVDLATMREAVKDLGGDPTKVNPLSPAEMVIDHSVIADLFGREDAFQRNVELEYQRNRERYQFLRWGQTAFNEFKVVPPGTGIVHQVNIEYLARTIMERNGQAYPDTVVGTDSHTTMVNGLGVLGWGVGGIEAEAAMLGQPVSMLIPRVVGFKLFGEAPAGTTATDLVLTITEMLRKHGVVSKFVEFYGPGVSAVPLANRATIGNMSPEYGSTAAMFPIDEQTIDYLRMTGRSEAQVALVEAYAKRQGLWLDPNAEPDFSEKLELDLSTIVPSLAGPKRPQDRVPLNAAKAMWREALPTYAAPHGHADEASEESFPASDAPANGVEDEADKPHVFSAALGATGRTSKPTRVKGDDGVEYELDHGAVVIAAITSCTNTSNPQVMIGAALLAKKAVERGLTRKPWVKTTLAPGSKVVSDYYDRSGLTPYLDKIGFNLVGYGCTTCIGNSGPLPEEVSAAINENDLTAVSVLSGNRNFEGRINPDVKMNYLASPPLVVAYALAGSMDIDITTEPLGTGSDGKPVYLNEIWPSAKEIDDTIAQAIGAEGFSAAYQDVFAGDEQWQSLPTPTGKTFEWSEDSTYVRKPPYFEGMQADPSPVTDITGARVLAKLGDSVTTDHISPASSIKPDSPAGKYLAEHGVPRAEFNSYGSRRGNHEVMIRGTFANIRLRNQLLTDVEGGFTLNHLTGEQTTIYDASVAYQEAGIPLVILAGKEYGSGSSRDWAAKGTMLLGVRAVIAESYERIHRSNLIGMGVLPLQYPQGENAASLGLTGTETFSFAGVIELNDGTTPRTVKVTTDTGIEFDAVVRIDTPGEADYYRNGGILQYVLRKMLRS; encoded by the coding sequence GTGAAGGAGATGACGGTGGCCAGCCTCGACACCTTTGGTGCGAAGAGCGAGCTGCGCGTCGGAGACGCGAGCTACGAGATTTTCACGATCGACAAGGTGGAGGGGCACGAGCGCCTGCCCTACTCCTTGAAGATCCTCCTGGAGAACCTGCTGCGCACGGAGGACGGCGCGAACATCACCGCCGACCACATCAATGCGCTCGGCAGCTGGGACAAGGACGCACAGCCGAACGTCGAGATTCAGTTCACCCCGGCCCGGGTGCTGATGCAGGACTTCACCGGCGTCCCCTGCGTGGTCGACCTGGCCACCATGCGTGAGGCCGTGAAGGACCTGGGCGGCGACCCGACCAAGGTCAACCCGCTGTCGCCGGCCGAGATGGTCATCGACCACTCGGTCATCGCCGACCTGTTCGGCCGGGAGGACGCCTTCCAGCGCAACGTGGAGCTGGAGTACCAGCGCAACCGTGAGCGCTACCAGTTCCTGCGCTGGGGCCAGACCGCGTTCAACGAGTTCAAGGTCGTCCCGCCGGGCACCGGCATCGTGCACCAGGTCAACATCGAGTATCTGGCCCGCACCATCATGGAGCGCAACGGCCAGGCGTACCCGGACACCGTGGTCGGCACCGACTCGCACACCACCATGGTCAACGGCCTGGGTGTGCTGGGCTGGGGCGTCGGCGGCATCGAGGCCGAGGCCGCGATGCTGGGCCAGCCGGTCAGCATGCTGATCCCGCGGGTCGTCGGCTTCAAGCTGTTCGGCGAGGCGCCGGCCGGCACCACCGCCACCGACCTGGTGCTCACCATCACCGAGATGCTGCGTAAGCACGGTGTGGTCAGCAAGTTCGTCGAGTTCTACGGTCCCGGCGTGAGCGCCGTCCCGCTGGCCAACCGGGCCACCATCGGCAACATGTCGCCGGAGTACGGTTCGACCGCCGCGATGTTCCCGATCGACGAGCAGACCATCGACTACCTCCGGATGACCGGGCGCAGCGAGGCCCAGGTCGCGCTGGTCGAGGCCTACGCCAAGCGGCAGGGCCTGTGGCTCGACCCGAACGCGGAGCCCGACTTCAGCGAGAAGCTGGAGCTCGACCTCTCGACGATCGTCCCGTCGCTGGCCGGCCCGAAGCGCCCGCAGGACCGCGTTCCGCTGAACGCGGCGAAGGCTATGTGGCGCGAGGCGCTGCCGACCTACGCCGCCCCGCACGGTCACGCCGACGAGGCCAGCGAGGAGTCGTTCCCGGCCAGTGACGCGCCGGCCAACGGTGTCGAGGACGAGGCCGACAAGCCGCACGTCTTCAGCGCCGCCCTCGGCGCCACCGGCCGCACGTCCAAGCCGACCCGGGTCAAGGGCGACGACGGCGTCGAGTACGAGCTGGACCACGGCGCGGTCGTCATCGCCGCCATCACGTCCTGCACGAACACCTCGAACCCGCAGGTCATGATCGGTGCGGCCCTGCTCGCGAAGAAGGCCGTCGAGCGCGGCCTGACCCGCAAGCCGTGGGTCAAGACCACTCTGGCCCCCGGTTCGAAGGTCGTCTCCGACTACTACGACCGGTCCGGCCTCACGCCGTACCTGGACAAGATCGGTTTCAACCTGGTCGGTTACGGCTGCACCACGTGCATCGGCAACTCGGGCCCGCTGCCCGAGGAGGTCTCGGCCGCCATCAACGAGAACGACCTGACCGCGGTCAGTGTGCTCTCCGGCAACCGTAACTTCGAGGGCCGGATCAACCCGGACGTCAAGATGAACTACCTGGCGTCCCCGCCCCTGGTGGTGGCGTACGCGCTGGCCGGCTCGATGGACATCGACATCACCACCGAGCCGCTCGGCACCGGGTCGGACGGCAAGCCGGTCTACCTGAACGAGATCTGGCCGTCGGCCAAGGAGATCGACGACACCATCGCGCAGGCGATCGGCGCCGAGGGCTTCAGCGCCGCCTACCAGGACGTCTTCGCCGGCGACGAGCAGTGGCAGTCGCTGCCGACCCCGACCGGCAAGACGTTCGAGTGGTCCGAGGACTCCACCTACGTCCGGAAGCCCCCGTACTTCGAGGGCATGCAGGCCGACCCGAGCCCGGTGACCGACATCACCGGCGCCCGCGTGCTGGCCAAGCTGGGCGACTCGGTGACCACCGACCACATCTCCCCGGCCAGCTCGATCAAGCCGGACTCGCCCGCCGGCAAGTACCTCGCCGAGCACGGCGTCCCGCGCGCCGAGTTCAACAGCTACGGCTCGCGCCGCGGCAACCACGAGGTCATGATCCGTGGCACGTTCGCCAACATCCGTCTGCGCAACCAGCTGCTGACCGATGTCGAGGGTGGCTTCACGCTCAACCACCTGACCGGCGAGCAGACCACCATCTACGACGCCTCGGTCGCCTACCAGGAGGCCGGCATCCCGCTGGTCATCCTGGCCGGTAAGGAGTACGGTTCCGGCTCGTCCCGCGACTGGGCGGCCAAGGGCACCATGCTCCTCGGCGTCCGCGCGGTCATCGCCGAGAGCTACGAGCGCATCCACCGGTCGAACCTGATCGGCATGGGCGTGCTCCCGCTGCAGTACCCGCAGGGTGAGAACGCCGCGTCACTCGGCCTGACCGGCACGGAGACCTTCTCCTTCGCCGGCGTCATCGAGCTCAACGACGGCACCACGCCGCGCACGGTCAAGGTCACCACCGACACCGGCATCGAATTCGACGCCGTCGTCCGGATCGACACGCCCGGCGAGGCCGACTACTACCGCAACGGCGGCATCCTGCAGTACGTGCTGCGCAAGATGCTTCGCAGCTGA
- a CDS encoding alpha/beta hydrolase, with protein MSYPKPVLEPAAQAFVEATANPPYLFDLGPEEGRKAVESVQDGTGVETPAADVEDLTFTGGPTGEVKVRVLRPAGATGPLPVLIYTHGAGWVFGDANTHDRLVRELTVRANAATVFVEYDRSPEARYPVAVEQVYATLEWVAAHGSRHDLDATRIAVAGDSVGGNMTAALTILAKQRSGPAISAQLLFYPVTDASFDTDSYHQFAEGYFLRRDGMQWFWDQYTTDEAERAQITASPLRASAEELAGLPKALVIVAEADVLRDEGEAYAAKLRAAGVDVTAVRYQGIIHDFVLLNALKDTHAAKAATRQGGDFLRDALHP; from the coding sequence ATGAGCTACCCGAAGCCCGTGCTCGAACCGGCCGCGCAGGCCTTCGTCGAGGCGACCGCGAACCCGCCGTACCTGTTCGACCTCGGTCCGGAGGAGGGCCGCAAGGCCGTCGAGTCGGTCCAGGACGGCACCGGGGTCGAGACGCCGGCCGCCGACGTCGAGGATCTGACGTTCACCGGCGGCCCGACCGGTGAGGTGAAGGTGCGTGTCCTGCGTCCGGCCGGGGCGACCGGCCCGCTGCCGGTGCTGATCTACACACACGGCGCGGGCTGGGTCTTCGGCGACGCGAACACCCACGACCGGCTGGTCCGGGAGCTGACCGTACGGGCGAACGCGGCCACCGTCTTCGTCGAGTACGACCGTTCCCCCGAGGCCCGTTACCCGGTCGCCGTCGAGCAGGTCTATGCCACGCTGGAGTGGGTGGCCGCGCACGGCAGCCGGCACGACCTGGACGCCACCCGCATCGCGGTCGCCGGTGACTCGGTCGGCGGCAACATGACGGCCGCCCTGACCATCCTGGCCAAGCAGCGATCCGGCCCGGCGATCAGCGCGCAGCTGCTGTTCTACCCGGTGACCGACGCGAGCTTCGACACCGATTCGTACCACCAGTTCGCCGAGGGCTACTTCCTGCGCCGCGACGGCATGCAGTGGTTCTGGGACCAGTACACGACCGACGAGGCGGAGCGGGCGCAGATCACCGCGTCGCCGCTGCGGGCTTCCGCCGAGGAACTGGCCGGGCTGCCGAAGGCGCTGGTCATCGTGGCCGAGGCGGACGTGCTGCGGGACGAGGGCGAGGCGTACGCGGCCAAGTTGCGTGCCGCCGGGGTGGACGTGACAGCGGTCCGCTACCAGGGCATCATCCACGACTTCGTGCTGCTCAACGCGCTCAAGGACACGCACGCCGCGAAGGCCGCCACCCGTCAGGGCGGCGACTTCCTGCGGGACGCGCTGCACCCCTGA
- a CDS encoding helix-turn-helix domain-containing protein, translating to MSDVGRLLRGWRDTRRMSQLDLSGRSGVSTRHLSFVETGRSRPTRQMLLRLAEELDVPLRARNELLLAGGYAPAYPESELDGPPLNDVLTALRNVLVGHSPHPAVLIDRHWTMVDGNDGVARFTAGCAPELLAPPVNVLRLALHPSGMAPKIKNLPEWRTHILHRLDRQAATTGDPVLRELRAELAAYPGGGTTAHPDGLVVPLHYADLRFFSITTVLGTPRDVTLSELAIEAFLPADAATATALRREMAGSGHGPWAR from the coding sequence ATGAGCGACGTGGGCAGGTTGCTGCGCGGCTGGCGGGACACCCGGCGGATGAGCCAACTCGATCTCTCCGGGCGGTCCGGGGTGTCGACCCGGCACCTGTCGTTCGTGGAGACCGGCCGGTCCCGGCCCACCCGGCAGATGCTGCTGCGCTTGGCCGAGGAACTGGACGTGCCCTTGCGGGCCCGCAACGAGCTGCTGTTGGCCGGCGGGTACGCGCCCGCCTACCCGGAGTCCGAACTGGACGGGCCGCCGCTCAACGACGTGCTGACCGCGCTCCGCAACGTGCTCGTCGGGCACTCACCGCACCCGGCCGTGCTGATCGACAGGCACTGGACGATGGTCGACGGCAACGACGGTGTGGCCCGGTTCACCGCCGGCTGCGCGCCGGAACTGCTGGCCCCGCCGGTCAACGTCCTGCGCCTGGCACTGCACCCGTCCGGCATGGCCCCGAAGATCAAAAACCTGCCCGAGTGGCGTACGCACATCCTGCACCGCCTCGACCGGCAGGCCGCGACGACGGGCGACCCGGTGCTTCGCGAGCTCCGCGCCGAGCTGGCCGCCTACCCCGGCGGCGGGACCACCGCCCATCCGGACGGTCTCGTCGTTCCGCTGCACTATGCGGACCTGCGGTTCTTCAGCATCACGACGGTGCTCGGCACCCCGCGTGACGTGACCCTGTCCGAGCTCGCCATCGAGGCGTTCCTACCCGCCGACGCGGCCACCGCGACAGCGCTGCGCCGGGAGATGGCAGGATCGGGACATGGACCTTGGGCTCGCTGA
- a CDS encoding DUF2630 family protein: MDDKTVLGRISELVDEEHSLRRQLSEGKISSDEEHTRLKDLEESLDQCWDLLRRRRAARDAGHDPDAEQAHSTGEVEGYIQ, from the coding sequence ATGGATGACAAGACCGTTCTGGGACGGATCAGCGAGCTGGTGGACGAGGAGCATTCGCTTCGCCGCCAGCTGAGCGAGGGCAAGATCTCGTCCGACGAGGAGCACACCCGCCTCAAGGACCTGGAGGAGTCCCTCGACCAGTGTTGGGACCTGCTGCGCCGCCGCCGGGCGGCCCGTGACGCCGGCCACGATCCGGACGCCGAGCAGGCCCACAGCACCGGCGAGGTCGAGGGCTACATTCAGTGA
- a CDS encoding sugar O-acetyltransferase, which produces MTLDEQRERILSGAMYNDLTSELVEARERTVLLTDEYNSSFGRPQAEREGILRRLLKSVGDGCHFEPTFRCEFGFNISIGDAFYANFDCVMLDGGGITIGDHVLFGPRVGIYTSNHAIDAAERAAGACYAKPVTIGDNVWIGGGVTINQGVTIGDGAIVASGSVVTKPIPAGVIAAGVPARVLREITEKDKTGFKP; this is translated from the coding sequence GTGACGCTTGACGAGCAGCGGGAGCGCATCCTCTCCGGGGCCATGTACAACGACCTGACCAGTGAACTCGTCGAGGCTCGGGAGCGAACCGTGCTGCTGACCGACGAGTACAACTCCAGCTTCGGGCGGCCGCAGGCGGAACGCGAGGGCATCCTGCGGCGGCTACTCAAGTCGGTCGGTGACGGCTGTCACTTCGAGCCGACGTTCCGGTGCGAGTTCGGGTTCAACATCAGCATTGGGGACGCGTTCTACGCCAACTTCGACTGCGTGATGCTGGACGGCGGCGGGATCACCATCGGTGACCATGTGCTGTTCGGGCCACGGGTCGGTATCTACACGTCCAACCACGCCATCGACGCGGCCGAGCGGGCGGCCGGTGCCTGCTACGCCAAGCCGGTGACGATCGGTGACAACGTGTGGATCGGCGGCGGGGTCACCATCAACCAGGGCGTCACCATCGGTGACGGCGCGATCGTCGCCTCGGGCAGCGTCGTCACGAAACCGATCCCGGCCGGGGTGATCGCGGCAGGCGTCCCGGCGCGGGTGCTGCGCGAGATTACCGAAAAGGACAAAACCGGTTTCAAGCCCTGA
- a CDS encoding HAD family hydrolase, whose translation MPLVFLALDDTLLDRSGAFRLWAKGFLDEIGAAQDDLEWLVAVDADGLTSRWDLADLIRERYRLRVSSIDLVDELNGGPQTFERLDPMVGCALEIAGDAGLVPVVVTNGPAEQQDARIRRTGLDRYVADWVISEECGVSKPNPRIFAVAAQRVRMRLAGAWVVGDSPEADIGGAAALGLPSVWLHRGREWVDNRFAPTHAVGNVIQGLSAIMANR comes from the coding sequence GTGCCTCTAGTCTTCCTCGCTCTGGACGACACCCTGCTCGACCGCAGTGGTGCGTTCCGGCTGTGGGCGAAGGGGTTCCTGGATGAGATCGGGGCCGCGCAGGACGATCTGGAGTGGCTCGTCGCGGTCGACGCGGACGGTCTGACCTCCCGGTGGGACCTCGCCGACCTGATCCGCGAGCGCTACCGGCTGCGGGTCTCCTCGATCGATCTGGTCGACGAGCTGAACGGTGGGCCACAGACCTTCGAACGCCTCGACCCGATGGTCGGTTGCGCGCTGGAGATCGCCGGTGACGCCGGGCTGGTGCCGGTGGTGGTCACCAACGGGCCGGCCGAGCAGCAGGACGCCCGGATCCGGCGGACCGGTCTGGACCGGTATGTCGCCGACTGGGTGATCTCCGAGGAGTGCGGCGTGAGTAAACCCAACCCGCGGATCTTCGCGGTCGCCGCCCAGCGGGTGCGGATGCGGCTGGCCGGGGCGTGGGTGGTCGGGGACAGCCCGGAGGCCGACATCGGCGGGGCCGCCGCGCTCGGTCTGCCCAGCGTGTGGCTGCACCGCGGGCGGGAGTGGGTGGACAACAGGTTCGCGCCGACCCACGCGGTCGGTAACGTGATTCAGGGCCTGTCCGCGATCATGGCGAATCGCTGA
- the pulA gene encoding pullulanase-type alpha-1,6-glucosidase: MEIIAGAPASSRTRPQWLIVHYQRPDGDYADWVLHAWGDLAPGTDTLYPDGVPFAGEDAWGRFAWVRIAENAQEIGFLVLSRQGGKDVEIDRWVTLSEGSEIWLTAGDRRVSHTPPVLPEPPAETVVIHYRRPAGDYAGWGLHAWEGVPVTEKTRWGRPHMPARFDAFGAVFEVRVRPDAVGLRYVLHRGEEKDLPDDQRLDLTVAREAWLVAGSVQPVRPDVGTHGPELDPARAHAVFIDRGTVALPEWFAARATSLTLGSLPLVPRPGGLFQAQSRRFPHLRAYRAFAVRELDDTTLGELLRDQLLVTGRDGAGDVVAVTAVQLQGVLDDLYGAAVEAELGPVLDDPERPRLSVWAPTARTVELELFREPGEEPRVFPMERDDTTGVWSVVGKRKWINRWYRFRVQVWQPAVQRIVTTSVTDPYSVSLATDSTHSQLVDLSDPALVPPGWAESTPPDPVPPARMQITEVSVRDFSIADATVPPDERGTYLAFTRHGSDGMRHLRSLAEAGLTHVHLLPVNDFATVPDRRADQSVPLCDLASFPPDSPEQQRAVMAVADSDGFNWGYDPWHWTTPEGSYATDPAGPARIAQMRAAVAALHAAGLRVVLDVVYNHTMGDGLDRFSVLDRIVPGYYHRLLADGSVAESSCCPNTATEHTMMGRLVVDSLVTWAREYRIDGFRFDLMGHHPRAGILAAREALQRVRPDIALYGEGWNFGEVAYDARFAQATQVNMAGTGVGTFNDRLRDAIRGGGAFGDDPAVRGFATGLGSAVPLWLHDQVKVGLSGALATYRFLAHDGVERSGGQIGYNGAPAGYAHDPGEAVNYVDAHDNEILYDAMAFKLPAGIAQIDRARMQVLALSLVVLSQGAGFVALGTERLRSKSLDRNSFNSGDWFNQIRWDPALGNGFGVGLPPEADNGDKWDWARPLLGDPSLVPAPDVIELAAERYRELLRIRRSSPVFGLPTAEEVQRRLSFAPGGGSEQAGVIVMCLDGTGLDPHWARVVVVFNATDGTVHPAIPDPGGLRLHPDLTGSADPVLRAATPSGVPARSTAVFVADIP; this comes from the coding sequence ATGGAGATCATTGCGGGCGCTCCGGCTTCCTCCAGGACCAGGCCGCAATGGCTGATCGTGCACTACCAGCGGCCCGACGGTGACTACGCCGACTGGGTCCTGCACGCCTGGGGTGATCTCGCGCCCGGCACCGACACGCTCTATCCCGACGGCGTCCCGTTCGCCGGGGAGGACGCGTGGGGCCGGTTCGCCTGGGTGCGCATCGCGGAGAATGCTCAGGAGATCGGCTTCCTGGTGCTCAGTCGACAGGGCGGCAAAGACGTCGAGATCGACCGCTGGGTCACGCTGAGTGAGGGCAGTGAGATCTGGCTCACGGCCGGCGACAGGCGTGTCTCCCACACGCCGCCGGTCCTGCCGGAGCCGCCCGCCGAGACCGTGGTGATCCACTACCGCCGCCCCGCCGGCGACTATGCGGGGTGGGGCCTGCACGCCTGGGAGGGCGTCCCGGTCACCGAGAAGACCAGGTGGGGCCGCCCGCACATGCCGGCCCGCTTCGACGCGTTCGGTGCCGTCTTCGAGGTGCGGGTCCGGCCCGACGCCGTCGGCCTGCGTTACGTGCTGCATCGCGGCGAGGAGAAGGATCTGCCCGACGACCAGCGCCTCGACCTCACCGTGGCCCGGGAGGCCTGGCTGGTCGCCGGTTCCGTGCAGCCGGTCCGGCCCGATGTCGGCACGCACGGCCCCGAGCTCGACCCGGCCCGGGCGCACGCCGTCTTCATCGATCGGGGCACCGTCGCGCTGCCCGAGTGGTTCGCCGCCCGGGCCACGAGTCTCACCCTCGGCTCGTTGCCGCTGGTGCCACGGCCCGGCGGTCTGTTCCAGGCGCAGAGCCGCCGCTTCCCGCACCTCCGGGCGTATCGTGCGTTCGCGGTGCGTGAGCTCGACGACACGACGCTCGGTGAGCTGCTGCGCGATCAGCTGCTGGTCACCGGCCGCGACGGCGCGGGCGACGTGGTCGCGGTCACCGCCGTGCAACTGCAGGGTGTCCTCGACGATCTCTATGGTGCCGCGGTCGAGGCCGAGTTGGGCCCGGTCCTCGACGACCCGGAGCGGCCGCGCCTGTCGGTCTGGGCGCCCACCGCCCGCACCGTGGAGTTGGAGCTCTTCCGTGAGCCCGGCGAGGAGCCGCGGGTCTTCCCGATGGAGCGCGACGACACGACAGGCGTCTGGTCGGTCGTCGGCAAGCGCAAGTGGATCAATCGGTGGTATCGGTTCCGCGTCCAGGTGTGGCAGCCGGCCGTCCAGCGGATCGTCACCACCAGCGTCACCGACCCGTACTCGGTGTCGCTGGCCACCGACTCCACACACAGCCAGCTCGTCGACCTGTCCGACCCGGCGCTCGTCCCGCCCGGCTGGGCCGAGTCCACCCCGCCCGACCCGGTGCCACCGGCCCGGATGCAGATCACCGAGGTCTCGGTCCGCGACTTCTCCATCGCCGACGCCACCGTCCCGCCCGACGAGCGCGGCACCTACCTGGCCTTCACCCGCCACGGGTCGGACGGGATGCGTCACCTGCGCTCGCTGGCCGAGGCCGGGCTCACCCACGTGCACCTGCTGCCGGTCAACGACTTCGCCACCGTGCCCGACCGGCGCGCCGACCAGTCGGTGCCGCTCTGCGACCTGGCGTCGTTCCCACCCGACTCGCCGGAGCAGCAGCGGGCCGTCATGGCGGTGGCCGACTCGGACGGCTTCAACTGGGGTTACGACCCCTGGCACTGGACGACCCCGGAGGGCAGCTACGCCACCGACCCGGCCGGTCCGGCCCGGATCGCGCAGATGCGCGCGGCGGTGGCGGCGCTGCACGCGGCCGGGCTGCGGGTGGTCCTCGACGTCGTCTACAACCACACCATGGGCGACGGGCTCGACCGGTTCAGCGTGCTCGACCGGATCGTCCCCGGCTACTACCACCGGCTGCTCGCCGACGGCAGCGTCGCCGAGTCCAGCTGCTGCCCGAACACCGCGACCGAGCACACCATGATGGGTCGGCTCGTGGTCGACTCGCTGGTCACCTGGGCCCGGGAGTATCGGATCGACGGCTTCCGGTTCGACCTGATGGGTCACCACCCGCGGGCCGGCATCCTGGCCGCGCGGGAGGCCCTGCAGCGGGTCCGGCCGGATATCGCGCTCTACGGCGAGGGGTGGAATTTCGGCGAGGTGGCCTATGACGCCCGGTTCGCCCAGGCCACCCAGGTCAACATGGCCGGCACCGGGGTCGGCACGTTCAACGACCGGTTGCGCGACGCGATCCGCGGTGGCGGGGCGTTCGGCGACGACCCGGCGGTGCGCGGCTTCGCGACCGGGCTCGGCTCGGCGGTTCCGCTGTGGCTGCACGATCAGGTCAAGGTGGGGCTGTCCGGTGCGCTGGCCACCTATCGGTTCCTGGCGCACGACGGGGTCGAGCGCAGCGGTGGGCAGATCGGCTACAACGGCGCACCGGCCGGCTACGCCCACGATCCGGGCGAGGCGGTCAACTATGTGGACGCCCACGACAACGAGATCCTGTACGACGCGATGGCGTTCAAGCTGCCGGCCGGCATCGCCCAGATCGACCGGGCCCGCATGCAGGTCCTGGCGCTGTCGCTGGTGGTGCTGAGTCAGGGCGCGGGTTTCGTGGCACTCGGCACCGAGCGGCTGCGGTCCAAGTCGCTGGACCGTAACTCGTTCAACTCGGGTGACTGGTTCAACCAGATCCGCTGGGATCCGGCGCTCGGCAACGGGTTCGGCGTGGGCCTGCCACCGGAGGCCGACAACGGCGACAAGTGGGACTGGGCGCGGCCGCTGCTCGGTGACCCGTCGCTGGTCCCGGCGCCCGATGTGATCGAGCTGGCCGCCGAGCGCTATCGGGAGCTGCTGCGGATCCGCCGGTCGTCGCCGGTCTTCGGGCTGCCCACCGCCGAGGAGGTGCAACGGCGGTTGTCGTTCGCTCCGGGCGGCGGGTCGGAGCAGGCCGGGGTGATCGTGATGTGCCTGGACGGCACCGGTCTCGATCCGCACTGGGCCCGCGTGGTCGTGGTGTTCAACGCCACCGACGGCACGGTCCATCCGGCGATCCCCGACCCCGGCGGGCTGCGGCTGCACCCGGACCTGACCGGCTCGGCCGATCCGGTGCTGCGGGCGGCCACCCCGTCCGGCGTGCCGGCCCGATCGACCGCGGTGTTCGTCGCCGACATCCCCTGA
- a CDS encoding serine protein kinase RIO: MREHDSYGSTTMRGKRRKFDDDDPTFVKRGRIEPALQEDPDLPEEGDRWSTWDGALHGPEPRPDWVRTEYGAVDTELGMLKTGKEADVFLVRRAIPGTDKISMLAAKRYRDGDHRMFHRDAGYLEGRRVRRSREMRAMTNRTAFGKEMISGQWSAAEFGALGRLWEIGQESGLVCVPYPVQLIGTELMMEFIGDWETGEAAPRLAQVRVDPDQLADLWRQMTDALSVLARAQVAHGDLSPYNTMVHDGRLVMIDLPQIVDVIANPRGGEFIARDVRNVASWFRSRGLTIDEDELIERLHFEAGLR; the protein is encoded by the coding sequence GTGCGCGAGCACGACTCTTACGGCTCCACCACCATGCGCGGCAAGCGCCGCAAGTTCGACGACGACGACCCCACTTTCGTAAAGCGCGGCCGGATCGAGCCGGCCCTGCAGGAGGACCCGGATCTGCCCGAAGAGGGCGACCGCTGGTCCACGTGGGACGGTGCCCTGCACGGCCCCGAGCCTCGCCCCGACTGGGTCCGCACCGAGTACGGCGCGGTCGACACCGAGCTGGGCATGCTCAAGACCGGCAAGGAAGCCGACGTGTTCCTGGTGCGCCGGGCCATCCCGGGCACCGACAAGATCAGCATGCTGGCCGCCAAGCGCTACCGCGACGGCGACCACCGGATGTTCCACCGCGACGCCGGTTATCTCGAAGGGCGCCGGGTCCGCCGGTCCCGGGAGATGCGGGCGATGACCAACCGGACCGCCTTCGGCAAGGAGATGATCTCCGGGCAGTGGTCGGCGGCCGAGTTCGGCGCGCTCGGCCGGCTGTGGGAGATCGGGCAGGAGAGCGGCCTGGTCTGTGTGCCCTACCCGGTGCAGCTGATCGGCACCGAGCTGATGATGGAGTTCATCGGCGACTGGGAGACCGGCGAGGCCGCGCCCCGACTGGCCCAGGTCCGGGTCGATCCGGATCAGCTGGCCGACCTGTGGCGGCAGATGACCGACGCGCTGTCGGTGCTGGCCCGGGCGCAGGTGGCGCATGGTGACCTGTCGCCGTACAACACGATGGTGCACGACGGGCGGCTCGTCATGATCGACCTGCCGCAGATCGTCGACGTCATCGCCAACCCGCGCGGCGGCGAGTTCATCGCCCGGGACGTGCGCAACGTGGCGAGCTGGTTCCGGTCGAGGGGCCTGACCATCGATGAGGACGAGCTGATCGAACGCCTGCACTTCGAGGCGGGTCTGCGCTGA
- a CDS encoding TetR/AcrR family transcriptional regulator produces MPRVSQDQLDARRHEILSASRTCFARFGYNGATVHRLEEATGMSRGAIFHHFRDKEHLFLAVAEDDAATMAETVARNGLVQVMRDLLERAGNSEGDTAGWLGTQLEVAHRRRTDPAFAKRWAQRSAAIADATRERLQRQREAGVLREDVPVEVLTQFLELAYDGLVLHLATGRPAGELAAVLGVVEEAVRRH; encoded by the coding sequence GTGCCCAGGGTGAGTCAGGACCAGCTCGATGCTCGACGCCACGAGATCCTCAGCGCGTCCCGCACGTGCTTCGCGCGGTTCGGATACAACGGCGCGACGGTCCACCGGCTCGAAGAGGCCACCGGCATGTCCCGCGGCGCGATTTTCCACCATTTCCGGGACAAGGAACATCTCTTCCTCGCGGTCGCCGAGGACGACGCCGCCACGATGGCCGAGACCGTCGCCCGTAACGGCCTCGTCCAGGTGATGCGCGACCTGCTCGAGCGGGCCGGTAACAGCGAGGGCGACACGGCCGGGTGGCTCGGCACCCAGCTCGAGGTGGCGCATCGACGGCGTACCGATCCGGCTTTCGCCAAACGGTGGGCGCAGCGGTCCGCCGCCATCGCCGACGCCACCCGCGAGCGGCTCCAGCGCCAGCGGGAGGCCGGTGTGCTCCGCGAGGACGTGCCGGTCGAGGTGCTCACCCAGTTCCTCGAGCTGGCCTATGACGGACTCGTCCTCCACCTGGCCACCGGCCGCCCGGCAGGCGAGCTGGCCGCCGTCCTCGGCGTGGTCGAGGAAGCCGTCCGCCGCCACTGA